A single Lactuca sativa cultivar Salinas chromosome 8, Lsat_Salinas_v11, whole genome shotgun sequence DNA region contains:
- the LOC111892432 gene encoding uncharacterized protein LOC111892432, whose protein sequence is MKQGKGIPINTPFIELFSKIPEYERFLQELIDTRQHLKKNSKIVLSEQSSKVELGELPKKMGDHGRLTLPCEFGNNFKTYASADFGACINLMPFSFYQKLNTLKLEATRMTIHMANRSVTHLRGIVEDVLVKIGKKNFPIDFVVMDMKEDRDVQIILGLPLLNIASALVDIRESKLTLRVGDNEVTFGIEDGFQGSDVQVEVFNIDKEEDELEDWRSLWKKN, encoded by the coding sequence ATGAAGCAAGGAAAGGGAATTCCAATAAATACTCCTTTTATTGAATTGTTTTCTAAAATTCCCGAATATGAAAGGTTTTTACAAGAGTTGATAGATACTCGTCAGCATTTGAAGAAAAATTCCAAGATAGTTCTTAGTGAGCAGAGTTCAAAGGTTGAATTGGGGGAGTTACCAAAGAAGATGGGAGATcatggacgcctcactcttccttGTGAATTTGGGAATAATTTTAAGACTTATGCTTCAGCCGATTTTGGggcttgcataaatttaatgcctttttcattttacCAAAAGCTCAATACTCTAAAGTTAGAGGCTACAAGAATGACCATTCACATGGCAAACCGTTCAGTGACACATCTGAGGGGCATTGTGGAAGACGTCTTAGTAAAAATTGGGAAAAAAAATTTTCCAATTGATTTTGTGGTTATGGACATGAAAGAAGATCGTGATGTTCAAATCATCTTGGGTCTGCCTCTACTTAATATTGCTAGTGCCTTGGTTGATATTCGTGAATCCAAGCTTACCTTGAGAGTGGGAGATAATGAAGTTACTTTTGGAATAGAGGATGGTTTCCAAGGAAGTGATGTTCAAGTTGAAGTTTTTAATATTgataaagaagaagatgaacttgAAGATTGgagaagcttatggaagaagaactAA